TTTGATATGATAAACCACAATTGATTTTTATACACAGCTACTCCTGGATTCGTTCTCGCAATGTTATCGAAGAATGGGTTAACAATATTTGGACCATGTTGGGCATGGCCTCTGCACAAATTGCTGGGGTAAGAACtcttgcatttttattttgcagTCATAATCGTCATTTCAACCGATAGAGTCCACTTCTGGGCATAAGTCTTGTGTAAGGTGTTCAACACTCCGTAAAATCTTTGCCGTATGTGCCCAGCGACTCGTCGTGACACTCTTTATTACTATTATGTACACCTAGTGGAGGGGGGTCTATCAACACTGCTTTCCAGAAGGCTTAAGAAGCAATAAAATTGGATAAAATGACGGCAAAAGcgatttaaatagtttaatgaAAACTAACAGAGGTTTTCAGACGATGGAGCATTCAGCCATACTGTACTAATGATAGTACTTTACAAAGAAGACAATCTATCAGAGTGCCCGGTGCGGGATTTCCTACCTAGGTATACTTTTTCGTTCGCGTGTCATTTAACTACACTTTATAAGGCATCGAAAAAGGTCTacctagttacaatactgggaaaccctaccgccactagatggcgctctttagATATAATTCAAATCGTAGTTACCTTTTACGCAATCGAATtaataaacgtaggtagaaaatctcacactaacCACTcagttattagttttttttttaattttatagcatCATAAACAAGTTTTGCATCAtggtaattcaaatatcacggttagcatgggcgggagataattatctccccgcggaataaatgtatcttcttccacCTTACCGTACctttatcaattctcagagcattggcgggGGTTAACTTAGTACTTACTTTAACCTCCTATGCCCTtttcccatgctttagcagatggacacgttaattatatccctcgtcaggggatataatttttgtcttctgcctgtgctagccctgctgcagtATATAAGATATCACTAAACAATCGGTCAGAATGAGATTTGTGCCTCTAGTTTTACTCTTCAAGAAGTTTACACACTAAAATTTGAAGTATTATTAATCTACTTCTTATAAAATGACATATTAATTCCAACGTAGGTATGACGATAGCTTATACGACAATTTTAAAGTACTTCTACTATCGAAATAATATgtgtgttataaaatttaacatgATAAAGTTACAATTGTTATTCATTAGGTACCAAACGGCAACCACGGTCTTTTTCACCGTTTCGGAATTGAAGCCGTAACCCTCGAGGGTCGTGAACTAAACGACCCTGCTGGTGAACCTCCCAGGGTCCAGTCTCTTAGTACCGGGAATTTTTACAGACTCGGCTCAGCTTTAGAAAGTATATTGCGTTCTCTGAACAATCTTTTGGAAAGATTTCATCAAAGTTATTTCTTCTATATGCTAGCGGCTACGAATCGGTATATTTCTATTGGTGAGTTTTATTTATCATGaaatttgttttaagttttttataactactgAGCTAACTGTCTGACTAACTTTTTAGGTCAATACATGCCCTCACTCTGTCTTTTATGCGGTGCAATGTTAATACGGGCTCTTAGTCTGTGGGTAACACTACAAAATGATGATGAACAAACTGAAAGCCAACCAGACAAAAACGATAACAAAGGTTTGAAAGTAAAAGAATTGAGTGAAGTATTAGAAGCCGACACAGATAAAAAAGAGGTTGATAATGTAGACGGAGAAAAGGAAAAATTGATGAAAGAAAAAGATCTAATAAAAAACAAGACAGTTGTGCAAGTCAACCTTAATGTAGTTAACGTTGGTGGAAACTACCTATTGGTACATGTTTTGGGTTTTGTCGTTATGAATTCGCCACAAATTTTCAATTACATCGGTgagttattgttatttatactttagattaaaagtttaattggtttaaaattaaagtataagtactttaattttCTGCATTTAAAGTTCTGTCTACTTTATATTCCTATTATTAAATTAGACAGATCTCTAAACCGTTCTTTAAACCGTtttagatttttctttaaatcagAAATCgttaatatcgatatatttttaatttacgctCGTACGTAGTGCTCTGGATGAAGATTTAGACTATAATTCTGAAACTACAGATCTTTCTGGATAAACAAAGATAACTCCGTTAAACTTGAACCATGCTCGACAATTCTTTTCTGCTTAAAAAGGTTGCCTAAGATTATTGACTTAAGAAGACCAGCTTATTTAAGATATTACCGAAGAtatgtatctatataatattaaactatctttaatattatttacaacagGCACAAAACAAACCATAGCTATAGACTTAACAATACGACGTTAGCTATGAATGACATAAAAACACGATTTTTCTtggacctaacctaaccttctAAAACCAAGTCAACTAATATTCGTTTCCACTACTATATATCTTGACATCATTTGTTACAAGGAATTAAAAACTATGaaataacaatgttaagtaaaaaCTATAATGGATCACTGAGATGGTCATTTGTGATTTTCAATAGCTTCGGGTAATCACGGCTGATTGAAGCTCCAATCGGAAATCTATTTTTTGCGCAAACGTCAGTTAATTGTAAACGTATTAATAACTTGAATCTTAAATTCTTTAGAAATAGTAACAaatttgaaagtttatttgttagtagttttttgttatagtaataatagacGGATCATCCGtcaaaactatcgcctataaaaagcAACAATTCACACACGGCGTGCGAATATCACGTCCTGCAAGGTGTCTCTCTGGGTCCAACAACCACGCCCCTCAGACCGGAcgcagtattgcaacaatgcggATTTACGGAAGAAATTAGCATTGccgtagtactttcccggacgagctctgtgacaaaaagctctactaaacgtgtattttttaatctttggAACTTGACTCAGTATTCTGTTTCTACTAGAATATATATGTTAcggtacaattaaattttctttaagaAAAAAGACAGACGCGAAGTCACTTCCTTTcctttcctttgttgggttgcctggcagagatcgctttttagcgataaggccgcccattgtacctgtgttttatttagcgttgtttttgtttataatttcatttctgtgtattttcatttcattttcattttcattttcattcctaactaatttaattatttttatatgatctTTAACGAAATAACGtctgttattatattttcaggTGCAACCTATTTCGATCAACCATCCGAAGTATCTGTCTTCTATGGCCTAATATCATTATCAGTTTTCCTGATCTTCCTCACGCCATTTTTATTACGTTTCCCATCGACGCCTCTAACATTTGAAGAAAtgtctataattaatattttacttctaatagaATTGGCAACTGCGTGTTTAGCTATTGGAATGCACAATTACCCTTTAGGATTGTGTATCGCTGTCGTATATACGCCTCTGGCTTTGTTGGTTGAGGTTGTGGGCGATGATAACGAAAAACTGAGgtaaactatatttttcttaGTAATAGCTTTTTTTTACGTTACTACTATTACATAAGtcaaatcttaaaataatatgcgTCTTAAAAAAGTTGCATGGAATTGgtcattatataataaacaaaatatagtattcccttatttaaaaatacctaatgTAGGCGAgatgaggtattttttttaaagatatttatttatattatgtctaggtatatttattaatttataatctttataagcACACCACAACGAGGTATGGTGgaagaagaatacaaaaggcgactttatcgcttagtagcagtCTCTGCTATACAACCTTAGGgttaaaagaacaaaaatagaCTGCAGTcagtgcataaaaaaaataaaaatgctttcgattacgaataactacatgctaatgaTCCAATCCATAAtggactacacaaataaaatgaaacattatatactatggTATCATAAATAATACACTTGACCTGGAAGATCATAACGttggcgataaggccgccttttttctTCCTGTATATGTTGTACAATAAACTTTATCTTCACAATACTATTTTTCTACTtatttgtttgaacgcgctaatctctggaGCTACCagtcagatttaaaaaaacttttccacAATCAATAGCCAAATTCTTGGCGAAGCTTATGGCTTTTATATTTACACATATTAACCCTAGGAGCAAACAAAGTCATATAACTCGtaggttataatttatattatatcgttTATTGTTTAAGCACAACACAATAATCCAGAATACtacatacttaacaattatGGTTGTCatggatttttaattttctttgtgcgccatgtacttccgaaaaccttctaataatataataatataatttacttttttccTTTATAGTACCATAGCCCTGTTCTTGAAAAGGCTTCTTTGCATCCTCCTTCAGCCATTGTTTGCGGTTTCCATCGCGTTGATGCTATATTCCTGGGTTCTTTTCCCGGAAGAGGGGATTGTTGGAATGCTCAGCAGAGGTCGGGATGCAGCCGTGCAGGCAGTTATGTTCTCTATCGTTGATTCTATGGTAAATAATAATCGAAATTCACATAATACTATTCCCACGTCTCTGACAATACTGAGAACTTCCTAAGCTTGCAGAAAAAATAGTGATCTACATTTTTTGTATATCATATCCATATTTTTgggtgatatttattatttcgatacatcaatatctatatacatatactaatattataaagaggaaagattcattgtttgtatgtttgtttgtacccaataagCTTTAAACTCcgattaaaacctttttttaccaaacctatacaaatataaataacctatataaattataaccaaGTTACATTAGGTtccatttttttacaataaaattggagATCCTTGAAACAATGGCAATTATGTAACCCACAGTATCAAAATTttgctattaaaatttatttttgagttGCACTGAGAAAACTCTTGAtcaacaacgtgtaaatgaaaaccgaaataatactttacaggctttagaggtacattatgtaccgactctgaaacttatctgtaaaaccgaaacctaatagtttttgagtgaaccactgccaaagtttttactgaaagaaatatcACTCACACGGCTACTAAAATTGACCTCACAAAAAGTTGGTAATTAATAAGTATGATGTGATTGAGtcataagtttttatttgtttcagatCTATGGCAACTGGCTGTTTAACGTCGGGACTACAATAATATTACCAACATGGATTCTTTTTTggcaaatattatgtaataggGTCACACGAATTAGTATAACGAACTAATTTAACACTTACACCTACTTATTATTATGCTCGTTTTTCTATAGaaggacaaggcaatgccttgGTAGGTAACGCCTAATCAGAGAAGATTCCTAAGCATTCATTTACCTTtcattttcactaggcaactcataacctaacttgtttgtggttcttgccacaaggtgtggtattttatgtttgtttcatcatactgtatattttttctatttcgtatttaaggttattaaaaaaaccgattttacatttttttcatctgCTAATTGTCAGGTTATGAGTCCTCCTAACTTTGCCAATCCTTTAGACGGCGCTTAACGTCGTTAGACATTACAATAAGAGTTCGTAGAAAACACATAATTCTCTAGGCATCCGATTGAGGCGATAcctagtgaaaacgggcattagtcatctaaataatgttttaagtgTGATTGGTTTACATTCCAAAGACtattaaagtataatttaaaaaaaaagatttttattaaaccatGACTAACATAACATGCAATCCTTACGATAACATGCGATCCTTATATATGTGAAAGttggtttgttttgtttgtcgtTCCTTAATGCCCTAACTACGCAACAAATGCACTTGATTTTAAACAGATTTAATTGAAAGGTTAGGGAGTTACATAGGCTTAGTTGCCATACGTCTCGTATATACGGGACTGTTACCGTATTTAACCATTAATACAAAAATTAGATTTCGAAAGAATCCATAATCCTACTGTCATGATTCGCGCTGACAGTGGTGCCGTGACAGTTGGTTGCGCAAATTACCTAGCGACTAGCGAGCATGTATCGTACAAGTACACACAGCGAATAACaagactaataattattatcatggaTTTAATACTATTATAACTAAAGATCGTTGATGATACAGGCAAAGAACATAGTACAACCGTATGCTAAAGCGAGATAGAACCACTATCGAAAACCCTATGGACTTTGCGTTAGCAGTGATCAAAATAATCCCGCTCATTTTTCAAAATCTCCGGTTTGAAAGTTTTAGATATTTGGTGTTATTTTGACGTGCTTAATTAAGATTTCGTGTGCATTGCTCCGATATAACTCATCATGAATAGAAAATCCTCAAAATTGCGGATTTCACATCTATGTctacttaattaaaatgtttcgCTTTAaaagtgcaattttttttatcaaaccaCAGATTGCTGTAACAAATGCTTAGATCATAACTGATAACTAATGTGTGtttttgtataccattataattgtacttgtttctttgggcccaataaagtatattattattattataactaccaCTAAAGTTTGGCATTTAGATTAGTACGAAAATGGATAACCTACATTTAATTCAATGTAGTTACCGTAAAACGAGGTGAATAGAACTCGCGGGgagaatatagaaaaaaaattggtatataGCAAAAAACCCGCATTCTTAGCTAATTCGGAGTATTATGTTTTTTAGTCTGATAGAATTTTATAACTGGCAACATCGCCAAAAAACGTTAAAAGGAAACGTCAAAGAACGTGAGTTTGATCTGCCCTAAGTAATTGCATTATGGTGTTAGTTTAAATTTAGTGATCAATtactgtattattataaatacattttgctgCATAAATTGAGGTAAGAATATGCATTctcattttgttattatttcgtATTATTTTCCCGAAATTTTCTGAGGTTCTGAGGAAATTTTCTGATTAGACACACAAAAGGGGTGAATAGACACGCCTTAGAGATTAAAAGACATGCAAATGTAGTCAATAGACACAGCAAAGGGGCGCAGTTACCAAAAAGGGGAGATTAATCGTGACGATGCCACAAAATAGTGGTGgcaacagtaggtacctaccgttTGAAGGTGGTCGTTAAATattgtacttttattaatttatgttgttTTGGATTTTTGTGTATCTAAATACATTTATGACGCAATTATATCCGTAGTTACTAAATAATATGGCTATCTTTTAAGGCGGTATCTCCACTCCTTATAAGAGGTAGCCCCGAAATTTTACCCCAAGTTCGTGACTTTTACTTGTAAAGATcatcaataaaacaataatctaTTCAGGGATTGTCCTCTGATAGGAGATAAATAGaaatcacgtttttttttaacattaacaacaataaacatatccgaatagaaataaatatatttcagtatTTTGACCTAAGACTCAATAAATACAGGCTTAGAAAGCTGGGTATCAATTCTGCAACATTACGAAAACCGTTACAAAAGACAGAAGATCTACGAGTAGATATTCACCCGTTTTAAGGTAATTAATTTTCCTCGTTCGGAACCGTACCGAAAAAAGCACAGAAGACGCGTTTCTAAGAAATTGTCTTTCGAAACTAGTACCAATTAGTCAATAAACGCACGCCCTTTAAAAGAAGGAACTTGAGTCGCAAAGAGCTCTTAATAGGTTCTTCTATTTGTCGTACGACACGGGACCAAGCGTGATTGGCCGGTAGTTACGTAGTGCCGCGGCTGCGCAGGACCAATCAGCAGTCTCTGGAATCGTTGGatgattttatgcaataagGAAAGCAAAATCCCATGTGTTGGAAGCCGTTCGAAATTGCTTTTTTAGgcttaagtta
This sequence is a window from Pararge aegeria chromosome 1, ilParAegt1.1, whole genome shotgun sequence. Protein-coding genes within it:
- the LOC120625147 gene encoding glycosylphosphatidylinositol anchor attachment 1 protein; this translates as MGLLSDPEYGSVKWVKMLKRINFPLCCLCYVGSIIWFLTLAHRDFNNETYFSENALLPGLVTNEFNGEQSANKFFTEFLQELEDKYEETDEMPVPWLVGKMSQLGLEVHTHNFSLNYPFGQGQTYNGINVYGILRAPRTSSLEALVVSVPYRSLSNHQKGTGAGIALMLALAQFARLQNYWAKDIIFLITEHEQLGMQAWLEAYHGLQRESSSFYTTLGSFWQPGLDLGKLKKGFEWITTDHSKSLDPGVLKGRSGSIQAAINLEFHTPKIKYVEVKVEGLNGQLPNLDLVNLVHKLCVKSGIHHSYKNSYSWIRSRNVIEEWVNNIWTMLGMASAQIAGVPNGNHGLFHRFGIEAVTLEGRELNDPAGEPPRVQSLSTGNFYRLGSALESILRSLNNLLERFHQSYFFYMLAATNRYISIGQYMPSLCLLCGAMLIRALSLWVTLQNDDEQTESQPDKNDNKGLKVKELSEVLEADTDKKEVDNVDGEKEKLMKEKDLIKNKTVVQVNLNVVNVGGNYLLVHVLGFVVMNSPQIFNYIGATYFDQPSEVSVFYGLISLSVFLIFLTPFLLRFPSTPLTFEEMSIINILLLIELATACLAIGMHNYPLGLCIAVVYTPLALLVEVVGDDNEKLSTIALFLKRLLCILLQPLFAVSIALMLYSWVLFPEEGIVGMLSRGRDAAVQAVMFSIVDSMIYGNWLFNVGTTIILPTWILFWQILCNRVTRISITN